Proteins from a single region of Mus pahari chromosome 2, PAHARI_EIJ_v1.1, whole genome shotgun sequence:
- the Ndufa5 gene encoding NADH dehydrogenase [ubiquinone] 1 alpha subcomplex subunit 5, which yields MAGLLKKTTGLVGLAVCDSPHERLTILYTKTLDILKHFPKHAAYRKYTEQITNEKLDMVKAEPDVKKLEDLLQGGEVEEVILQAEKELSLARKMLQWKPWEPLVEEPPANQWKWPI from the exons ATGGCGGGCTTGCTGAAGAAG ACGACTGGCCTGGTGGGGTTGGCCGTGTGCGACAGTCCACACGAG AGGCTAACAATATTGTATACAAAGACTCTTGATATTCTGAAGCACTTTCCTAAACATGCAGCCTATAGAAAATACACAGAACAGATCACCAATGAGAAGCTGGATATGGTCAAAGCG GAACCAGATGTTAAAAAATTAGAAGACTTGCTTCAGGGTGGTGAAGTAGAAGAGGTGATTCTTCAG gCTGAAAAAGAACTAAGTCTGGCAAGGAAAATGTTGCAGTGGAAGCCATGGGAGCCATTGGTGGAAGAACCGCCTGCTAACCAGTGGAAGTGGCCAATATGA